AAAAAGGGGGCATATATGTATCCTAACTGTACAAAAAACAAATATGGTAAATTAAGATTGCTTTATGAAGCTAACTCTATTGCGGCCATTTCGGAGCAAGCAGGAGAAAAAGCAGTAAGTGGCGATCAAAGAATTTTTAGATATTGTACCCACAGATATACACCAACGTATTCCTTTTTTCTGCGATAGCACACAAATGATTGAAAAATTAGAATCATTTTTAAAAGATTAATTAACAGCAATTTTTTTATCTTTGATGTAATCTATTGTGACAAAAATTGTCACTAAAAAAAAATTTCAAGTTTGATGATCAAAGAATTTAAATATTTCAAATTTATTTTATCAATATTTTTGGTTTGCTTTTGCCTGTCTAATTCTTTTTTTTTGAGTGCCCAAAACTTTGAACGTTTTTCTAATAAAGAAGGATTTAATCAAAACACCATAAATGTCATTGAACAAGATCGCTATGGTTTTTTATGGTATGGCACCCCTAATGGATTAATTAGATATGATGGGTATGAGTTTAAAACTTACACAACACAATCTAAAACTAACGGTAATTTATCGAGCAACTATATCACTTGTCTTTTCAAAGATGAACAAGGTATATTATGGATTGGCACAAACTTAGGTCTCAATATTTATGTCCCTTGGTTAGAAAAATTCTACTCAATCCCTTTATCCCAAAAAGGCCAAATAACACATATAGAACCTGGACCATCAGGTCGTATATGGTTCTCTAAAAAAAACAACTTATTCGCCTGTGAGATAGTAGATATTGAAAACGGTATTTTTGAAGTGTCCGAAAATATTTTGAAAAATTTATCAAAATCCTTAATTATTAATTCTTTTGTTTTTAAAGATGAGACCAACTTAGTTCTGGGTACCTCTAACGGGTTAAAAAGTGTATCCTTAAAAAACAATAAAGCATTAACTACAAATTTCGATGAATTAACCAATATTCGAATAACAACACTTTTACTTATTGATAATTTATTTTGGATAGGAACTAACAGAGGATTATATAAAGCAACCATAGATAATAATAGGTTACACATCATACAGTCTTTTGATAACGGAGAACTACAGTCCATTCCCGAAAAAATAAACACTATCTTTGAAGACCATTTTGGAATGGTTTGGATTGGCACTACTGATAATGGATTATATAAATATAATCAAGAACAAAACGATTTTGAGCACTTTACATTTAATCAAAAAAATGAAGGGGGTTTAAGTAGCCATCAAATTAATGCTCTGTATCAAGATGATTTTAACGTATTGTGGATAGGGACTGCGCAAGGTGGTATAAATAAGCTAGACCTTACTCAAAAGCGATTCATCAATTATTCAAGCAACCCGTTTGATTATTTTTCAATATCAGACAACCTAATAACCTCAATATTAGAAGACAAGCGGGGCTACCTATGGATATCTGGGTATAACTCGCCCTTAGTTAGAAGTAAAACCATAATAAATAGTAAAAATAGTAGTAATTTACAATTTGAAAATTTAGAATCCCAATTAATCTGGATTGAAGGTGATATCATGCGCTGTATTTATGAAGACCAAAAAGGCTTTATATGGTTAGGTTCAGATAATGCATTAACCATTTACAATCCTTTAAATAACAAATTTAAAAAAGTTACTTTTCAAAATAAAGAAAACCAGCCATTTCGAAACAATTTAAGAAATATCATTCAAATTGATGAAAACAACATTCTCATTGCTGGTAACAAAATCGCAATAATAGAAAACCCTTGGGCGGAAATAAAGTATAAAACTAAGCCAGTTTTAAAGATTAAATCATATTCCGATTTAAAAGACAACCGAGTAAATGCTGTACTCAAAGAAGGAAAAAATTCATTTTGGTTTGGAACGAATAATGGTCTTTTAAAAGGTGTATTTAAACAAAACATATTAACAATCGAGCAACAGTATATTGCCAATAGCATTGACGAAATAAAATTAAGTAACGATAACATATTTTCCCTTCACAAGGAGAATAATCATTTATGGATAGGAACGTTTGGTGGAGGATTAAATAAAATGACACTAAACAACCAAGGGCTTCCTATCAAAATAGAATATTTCAGAAAAAACGATATTTTACCAGATGATGCCATTTATGGCATTTTACAAAATAAAAAATCCCATTTATGGTTGAGTAGCGATATGGGTCTTATAAAATATAATATAAACGATTCTAATATCAACGTTTTTGATGTAAGAGATGGAATGGCACATAACAATTTCAGACAAGGCTGTTATTTTAAAGGAAAGTCAGGCTATTTTTATTTTGGTGGATTAAACGGCCTAACCATATTTAATCCAGAAAACATTAAATTAAATACCCAACCTCCAGAAATTCTAATAACATCTTTATTAATAAACAACAAACCTGTAAAAATTAATGAAAAGATAGACAGTAAAGTTATACTTGAAAAATCTATATCTGAAACAGAGAGTATTTCTATCAGCCAAAAACAAAATATTGTTTCTTTTAATTTAGCTGTAAAACACACTTCTAAGCCTTCAAAAAATAAATTAGCTTATAAATTAGAAGGGTTTAACGATAATTGGACAGAAAAGCCAATTGGTAAAACTTCAGTAACCTATACTAATCTTTCTGCTGGAGATTATATATTCAGAATAAAAGCTGCCAATGGCGATGGTGTTTGGAGCACAACAGATAAACAGCTTCATGTTAAAATTTTACCACATTGGTATAACACCTGGTGGAGTTATTTACTTTTTTTCATTCTTTTTATATCTCTAGGTATAGGTATCGTCATTTATTTTGTTCAACATGAAAGACTTAAACAGGGCCTTATCTATGAAAAAAAGGATAAAGAAAGAATAGAAACCATTAATCAAGGTAAATTTCGTTATTTCACTAATTTATCTCATGAATTCAGAACTCCCTTAACGTTAATTTCTGGTCCTTTGGAGCGAATAATAGCAAATAACAAAAACACTAAAGACCTAAAATATTTAAATATAATCGAAAAAAACACGAAACGCCTTTTAAGTTTAGCAGATCAATTAATAACATTCAGGCAAGCAGAACAGGGACATGTTAAACTGAATCTTTCTAAATGCACATTAGGAGACTTTATTTACCCATCAACTGAAGCTTTTGAAGATTATGCACTTGAAAAAAACATTAATTTCTTTTATAAAATAACAGAGCCCAACGAAGAAATTGTTTTGGACGTAGAAAAAGTTGAAAGAATTATTTTTAATTTACTATCAAATTCATTTAAAAACACACCCTCGCAGGGCAATATTAGTATTGAAGCTGGTATCTCTTTCATTTCTGATGAAAAAGTAATTAATATTGATGTAGTTGACACCGGAAAAGGAATTCCTCCAGAAAAATTGACCAATATTTTTGAGCGCTTCTATCAATTGGGAAGTAAAGCCGGAGATATAAGTGGTGGTGGTATAGGCTTATCATTTTGTAAATCTCTAACTAATTTATTAGGAGGTGAAGTTTCGGTTAGAAGTACCCCTGATGTTGAAACACGTTTTTCTGTAAAAATACCGTCTAAACAAATTGGAGAATATTCACCAGACGAATCTAATTTAATCGAAAAATCTTACATCAAAGACTGGGTTCCATTATCAAACACAATAAATGAACTGAACCCGTTATCATCGGATACTCAAGATCAAAAAAAATATACTGTCCTTGTTGTTGAAAACGAGTTAGATATTCAGAATTTTTTAATGACCGAACTTTCTTTGAAGTATAACGTTATGATTGCAAACAATGGTCTTGAAGCACTTGAAAAATTAAAAGTAAAAGAACCTGATTTAATTGTGAGTGATGTCATGATGCCAGAAATGGATGGTTATGAACTTTGTGAAAAAATTAAAACTGCACCTGAAAGTTGTCATATCCCTATTTTATTACTAACCGCTTTAGGAGACAATGACAACCTGATAAAAGGACTCGAGCATGGAGCAGACGAATATATAAGTAAACCATTTTCTTTAAAACATTTAGAATTAAGAATCAATAAATTAATTGAGTCCAACGTAAAAATAAAAAAATACTTCGCTAACAATAGCTTGCTACCTAAGGAAAAAAATAAAGACTTAGAACTATCAACAAAAGACGAAGAATTTATAGCGAATATTATACAGGTAATTGAAAAAAACTTATCAGATTCAACTTTTGGAGTTGTAGAACTTTCTAAAGACGCAGGACTAAGCACTTCACACTTTTACCGAAAGTTAAAACAACTAACTGGTCAAGTACCAAACGTGTATCTAAGAAATTACAGGTTACAACGTGCTGCCGAACTTCTAAAAAGTAACGAAGGTTTTAATGTGGCTCAAGTCATGTATCAAATTGGTATTGAATCTAACTCTTATTTTTCTACTTCATTTAAAAAACTACATGGTGTCTCGCCTTCAGAATTTTTAAAGAATAAATATTAATTTAAATTTCAAAATTCTTTATGGACTAACCCCTTAGTAACCACTTTAAAAAGAGTCAATTTAAGCAAAAAAATGATACATTACAGCAAATAAACTTGTAGCGATTAGTATAATTTTGATGAATATTAATTCATAAAAACATACTATCATGAAACAAAAATTACTTTTAACAAAATTATTTTTACTTACTTCTTTTTTTATTTCAGATTAAAGGTATGCAAAAAATCATCTCATTTCTCATCTTTTTTCTAGTGACTATAGTTTTTTCACAAGCTACAATTGGTCCAGAATATATAAAACAAGAACTAACTAATAGTGGCGTTTACACCTCTCCAAATTTTGAATTCACTACAGAGTATGATTCATACAACACTATTTCTGTTAATGGTACAATACGAGGATTGTTCTTCGAGGGGCTTCCTTATACCAATGCTGTAAATGGAAATAATGAAACAAAAGTATTTGCATGGTATGGTGAACCTGCTGGCCTTACAGTAAATGAAAAAGTCCCTGCCGTAATATTAGTACACGGAGGTGGCGGAAGAGCTTTTACCGAGTGGGTAGCAGAATGGGTAAATAGAGGCTATATAGCAATAGCAATGTCTAATAGAGGAACTACACCTAATGATGAATCTTTTGAATATGCAGGCCCCTCTCAACCTGTATTCTTTTCAGACAATGATGGCCCATTACAAGATCAATGGTTCTATCATGCCATTGCAAATTCAATGCTTTCGAATAGCTTACTAAGAAATGATTCATTTACAACTCATGTAGACAAAGATAATATTGGTATTACTGGTATTTCTTGGGGAGGAATTATAAATACTGTAATTGCAGGTATAGATGATCGTTTAGATTTTGTTGTTCCGGTTTATGGCTGTGGTTTTTTAACGAAGTCTCCAATTTACTCAACTCAATTTGCTAGCATGAGTAACACTGCACAGGATTTTTATTTAGCAAACTGGGAACCTTCATTATACACACCTTTGCACGCAGCTCCAATGCTTTTCATAGATGGTAATAAAGATTTACAATTTACTTTAAATATTTTTGGAGAAACATACGAGGCATCAAATAGTCCTGAAAAATTTCTAAGAATAGAAAACCTAATGGGACACGGTCATGTTGCTGGAAGAGCACCTGAAGAGATTTATGATTTTGCCGACTATGTTACTGGTTTTAATACCAATGCCGTTAAACCATTAGAATATACTTCTGAAACAATAGATACTAATAGAAACATAAACTATACCTATAATTTTGAAGGAGCAGTTGATGAAGCTCTGTTGTTTTACACTAAAGATACGATACAATGGGGTAAGGAAGATGATAAGTATGTATGGTTAACAAAAACCGCAAACTTAAACAATTTAGCAAATTCAGGAATAATTACAACCACACTTCCAGATGAAGCCCAAGCATACTATATAAATGTAAATAATACGACTGATGGTTCAATGTATAGTTCAGTTATTAAATATGCAATTAGGGATTATGATTGGTATAATTATGGAACTGGCGTGTTTAACACACTAATTAATAATACTTCTGGAGCCACTTTAACAGATGGTACAACAAACCCCAATACTTCTGGTATAAACACAAGTACTAATGTGGGCAAGTTTGAAAAAACATCGGGAGATGATGCCAAAATTGTTTTTAATTTAAACGAGAACATTACCGATCTTTCAATATTTAAACAAAAGATAAAGATATATTTAGATGTTTCAGATTTATCATCTATCCCTAATAAAAATATAAAAATATATTTATCAAACGCTACTATAGATTACAAAGTTAGCAGTGTTAGTAAAAATACAACTATTAACACAGGACAATCATGGGTAGATTATACATTTGATTTTACAGATGAAACTATTCCGTTAGATATTGTATCCCAAGGCGGTTTTAACCAAGTTATTTTGGCTTTTGCTCCAGATGACACAACTACAAATGGAACTGTTTATTATTTTGATGACTTAAGAGGGACCATAGAACAACCTGAGTATATTGCTCCAGAACCTTATTATGATTGGTTGAATTATACTGAAAATACTATTATTGAAGAAATCAATTACATAAACGGAGTAGGCGGAGACTATACTAAACTATATGATGTATCACTAGATACTGATATAACAAGTAGTGGATCAACATCTGGCATAGCAACAAAATTCACAAAAACAACAGCGAACCCTTGGCACTTTGCTCAAATGCGATATAATTTTGAAGAAGGATCTATTCAGGATGCAGAAACTATTACGTTTAGACTAAGAGCCTTATTTAAACCTGAAACAATTGATGAAATCAACATTTTAAATGATGATAGCCGATCAATATCAATCTATCTACAAGACTTAACTGGAGATACCAATACAAACCAAATATTCGCAACAGCGTATTTTACAGAGACCAATAAATGGGAAACATTAGAATTCACCTATAATTCAACTAACCTAATTGACTATGATAGAGTAACTATTATTACAGTATCTGGCAAAACCTATCCAATAGATGAAAATGGAGTAGAATTAACAGATGAAGACCTCGTATACTATATTGAATCTTTAACCGCTAACGTAAATATTGGAGACGCATTATCAGTGGATAGCATTGAAGCAGCAACAAATACAGTTCAACTTTTTCCAAACCCAGTAAAAAATGAATTAATGTTGAGCGAAAAAGTGACACAAGCAGAATTGTTCACTATGCTAGGGCAACATATAAATTCATATAAGAACACAAATCAAATAAATATGTCGTCGTACCAACCAGGCATGTATTTCTTAAGTATCCAAACGGAAAACGGAAATCATGAAACAGTCCGATTTATAAAAAACTAACAATAACTAAAATCAAAACCATTAAAAAATCAATCTTAACACTAGTATTTGGATTATTAATAAGTGTTACTGCTATGGCCCAAGCAGACCTTAATGAACGTGCTAAAAATTTAACGAAAGAAAACATCGTAAAAATTGATACTGAAATAAACCTAACTGATGATGAAAAAGCAACATACCCAGATTTTTCAAATGCATATTACTTAGAACATTTTACGATTGTTCAGAAATATAAAACTGACAATCCAGAATTATTCAAAGAAAAAGTTATTGAAAACAACAATATTTTCATTGCTAAATTAAAGAAAGCATACGGAAACAAACGTGCCAATGAAATATTAAAAGCACGTCGATCTAAATAAATTAATATAGAACATCATATACTGTAAGCAAACAAAAAATAAAACAAGCAAATAGTTCTGCCTCTATTATTGTACTTAGTTAAAAAGAGCAAAACAATAACAGATTAGAATAATAGATACTTTTTTATCAATTCTATATTTGTCTTGTTCAATATGAATCCTCTTAATTTCTAATAAGAGAATCGCTTACGAACATATATTAACAAAATAAATAAACTAATGATAAAACGAAAAGTTCTAATGAAAAAATTAAGAAACATAATTAGTATTTGCAGTATGTTATTTTGGGTAACTGCAAATGCTCAATCTGATCCTGTTGCAGTATCCGTTTCAACCAGTAATCCTCAACATGTAATATCACCAACCTCAATAGGTGTTAGTTACGAAATAGAGCTGTTACAACTTGAAAAAGATGAGATCCCTTATTTTCGTCCCGATAACAAACCTTTGATTTCCATGTTCAAAACATTAGGTATAAAAAACCTACGTCTTGGAGGAAACACTTTGGATTATACAAAAAAGGCTGTACCAGGTGAAGAACAAATTGCTAGCTGTTTTGAATTTGCTAGAGCTGCTGGTGCAGAGATAATATATTCAGTACGTCTTAAAGACACGAATCAAAAAGGAGAACCGGAAGTAGAGAATTTCAATAAAGATAATGCAGCCAAAGCAGCCAAATTTATCCATTCAAAATACTCTGATGTCCTAAACAGCTTTTCTATTGGAAATGAGCCTTACTATTATAAAGAATGGGATGTTTATAAAGTCAAATGGAAAGGCATTCATGATGTAATTATTGCGGAATATCCTGAGGCAGTCTTTAGTGGTCCAGATCATAACCCAAACGCAGAATTGGACAACAACATGGTCCGTGAATTCAGTGATATCGAAGGACCTATGGTTAAAATAGCTCGACACTTCTACCCTTTTGGATCTTCATATGAAAATCCACGAAGACCCAAAGGAGTAGCACTTATTCCTAAAAACGAGGTGGAGTCACGTGATAAAATGTTATCTCCTTCCATCCACAAGAAATACGGAAATGTCTACAAGAGAATAACACAAGCTCAAGCTCTTTCCGACGCAGAGGTCGGTTACCGCTTAACCGAAAGTAACAGCTTTTCTATGAGTGGATTAAAAGATGTTAGTGATAGTTATGCCTCAGCATTATGGGGACTAGACTATCTACATTGGTGGACCTCACATAAAGCTGAAGGGATTGATTTTCATACAGGTGATAAAACCAGTGGAGTTGGTCTTTGTAAATACGCAGTTTTTGTTACTAGTAAAAAAGGTTACAAAGCACGCCCATTGGCTTATGGAATGAAACTTTTTGATCTAGGAGGACATGGAAAAATGCTACCAATTGAAAATCCTTCAACAAATATTGCTGTCTACGCAACCTTGGATGATAATATTGCAGCGGTAACCATTATTAATAAAGAACATGGTGATGAAGCTAAAGAACAGGTTGTACAGATCAAGTTAGACGCCAAAGTGAATGCATCTAAGTCAAAAATTATATTTTTGAGAGGAAGAAATAATGATATCTCGGGAGGAGAAGATGATGTAACCATAGGTGGAGAGAAAATTAATGAAGATGGTAGTTGGGATGGAAAATGGACTCCACTGCGCAAAATTGGAGTGGTAAAAGATAATGTTATAGAGGTCAAAATACCACCTGCAAGCGCAGCCGTAGTTAGAGTAGTTATTCTCTAATTTTTTTGAAAAAATATTTCATTGCATCAAAACATAATTGACTTCATAACGAGGCTACTGAAAAACTCTAATTATAAAATAAAAGGAGAAGAATTATCAAAATTCTTCTCCTTTTTGTGTTTTTAGTTATGCTATCACAATATCATACTTTGCCTCTTAGTTAATATAGTTCACTTGATTACTTAGTAGTTCCAAAAGGTAATTTATTAAGGAAAATTAACGATTTAATCGAGTTTGGTTTTACCTATGAATAACTTATTCAGACCAAGGCAGGGTTGCTGAATGTCCAGTCAAATTATTCAAATACTTGTTATTAAAAGTGATTTACACCTTTCAGATGTTGCTATGGTGGAACGTTCCCGATATGATATATCTTTCAAGTACTTTTAAGAAATGTTACCTGAACAAGGAGTTATCAATCCCAATACTTAAACAAAAATCCGTAGACAACGCCTAAAGGATACCAATCTATTAGATTTATTAATTAACAAAACCGTAAATATTGGTGTTGAGAAAGGGATTATCGGCTCTAGCTCTATCATTGTGGATGCTACCCATACTCTGTCTAAATCTAATCCCATTTCAACAATTGATGTTGTACGAGAAAGAGCTAAAAAAACAAATTATTGATGTCAAAAAAAAAGAGACTAGTTCACGTGATAAGGCTACTTTTTCAGCAGACTCCTTCTTAACTGGCTTCTTTTTTTAAAATACTTTTTTATACTTCGAAATCACCAATTATTATTAATATAATCTAGACCTGTAAAGCGTATAAAATTAAATTATCCTGAGATGTTTCATCTACTTCAAAGATCTAAAAACAACTATAGGTTAGTGCAAAATCAAAATATTAGAGTAAAACAAAAGAATCAAAACCAACTCATTCATTTGATAAAACATACGTTAAGTTTTTCAAATATTACTTTTAAAAAGCAACATAAAATGTAAATTAATTGTTTTCACTTTGAAAGTTTTCAAGATTTAGAACACAAAACTCAGTACAAAATTTATCATATCGGAAGTATTTCTCAAAACAATTATAAAAATTAAGCAACAAACAACTAAAACAAACAACTACCATCAGACAAACAAATAACCTATACAAAAAAACACACAAATACCTGAAAAACAAAATACTAAACATAAAAAAACTTAACATATTGTTTTAACAAAACAAAATATATACGCAGATTAAAGCAAAAAAATGAGCTATTTAAGCAAGATAAATTTTAAGTAAAAAATTACTTTTGAAAAAATAAAACTAAATACGATGAGAAAAACAATTTTGACCCTAATCTTTGGAATTTTACTAAGTATAACTGGTAATGCACAAAACGACTTAGATGAACGTTCTCAAGCAAGAACATCTGAAGACATCATAAAAATTGACGCTTTGGTAAATTTAACTGATGATGAAAAAGCTTCATACAACGATTTTTCTAATGCATACTATTTAGAATATTTTAAGATTGCAAAAAAACACAAAACGAACAATCTTGAATTATTTAAAGAGAAAATTAATGAAACAAACGCTGTTTTTGTTAATAATCTAAAGAAAGAATATGGAAAAAAACGTGCCTATGAAATATTAAAAGCGCGTAGATCTAAATAAATATTCTAAGTAACTTTAAATATATAGGCTTCTTTACATAAATAGGCCTATATATATTTTTAAAAACAACAGTTAATTATGTTTAAGACTTATATAGCAGTTATTGCATCTACAATCTTTATGAATTGTAATGCTCAGAATACAAATTTAATCAAAGACAGGCCTGCTTCTAATGTACTACTCTTACTAACAGATGACTTAGGTTGGCAAGACGTAAAATGTTACGACATCGACGAACCATCTCCCTACGAGACACCAAACATTGATGCCTTCGCTAAAAAAGGAGTACAATTTTGGCAAGCTTACTCTCCTGCCCCTACTTGCGCACCTAGTAGATGTGCCATAATGAGTGGAAATCATCCTGCAAGGGCACAAAAAACTCATGTTATTGGTGGTGCACCCCCTACTGTTTATGCAAATAAAAACACACAACGTATTATCGATCCTTGGTACAGTGGACGTATGCCTGAAAACGAAATGACTTTGGCTAGAGTGCTTCAGCAAAATGGATACAAAACTGGGCATGTAGGGAAATGGCATATGGCAAACAATCATAAATCTTATCCTCAACCTACAGACCAAGGTTTTGATGACTCAAAATCAAACATAGGGATTACAAAACGAATGAAAAATCGTTTACAAGGATTTGCTACAGAAAAAGTATCGGATCCTTACAGATTGGATCAAAACGGTTTTCCTTATCATCAAAATAGTGAAGATGCTTTGAGTTTTTTAAGGAAGAATAAGGAAAATCCTTTCTTTTTATATTATGCTACATGGCTTGTTCATGCTCCAATACACACAAGAAGCAAAGCACTTTTAGAAAAATATTGTAAAAAATTAGGAGTCGATTATCCTACGGACCCTAAACATTGGGATTTAAAAGGTCAAAATAACCCATTTTACTGTGCTATGGTAGAAATGTTAGATTACTACGTAGGTAACGTTTTTAATTATTTAGAAACGACTGATGACCCGCGTTGGCCAGGACATAAATTAAGCGAAAACACCTATATCATTTTCACCTCTGACAATGGAGGGATGGAAAAACATCCAGGAGAGATTATTACAGATAATTACCCGTTAGACAAAGGGAAAATAAATGCTAAAGAAGGTGGTACTAGAGTTCCTTTACTAATTTCAGGTCCTGGTATTCAAAAGAATATTCAATCTGATGTTGTAGTAAACGGACTTGACTTTTATCCTACGATTCTTTCCTTATTAGATATTGAAAAACCAAAAAATAAACATTTGGATGGAGATGACTTGTCTACATTATTATTGAAAGATCCTACCGATTCTAAATTGGTTTTAAATAAAGAAGGAAAAGAAAGAACAACGATGATGTGGCATTTCCCTCACTCATCATACCAAAGTACTTTGCGTGTAGGAGATTATAAGTTGATTAGAAATTACGATTATAAAAACAACCCGAACCCAAGAAAAACAGAATTCGAACTTTATAAACTCTATGACACCTCAACAGGAGCGTCAAAAAGAGTGGATATTGAGGAAGCGAAAAACTTAGCAACATCAGATCCTGAAAGAGCCAAAGAAATGAATGCGAAGCTTACTGCTCTTTTAACAGAGATGAAAGCAAGCTACCCCTCTTACAACCCTTATTATAAAAAGGAATTGGAGCATAAAGAAACAACTCCTACATCTATAGTTGCATCTAAAAAGAAAAATAAAGTCACTTTTACGTATAAAGAAAATGGCGCCAAAGTGGTAAAAGCCAATTTAATTTACACTTTAAATGGCGGACATAAGTACGAGGAGTGGTTCAAAGCAGATGCAAAAATAACATCTAACAATACGGTAATCGTTGATTTACCAAAAGGAACAACGCATTATATCATTAACTTAATTGACGAATACAATTTTTTAGTAAGCTACCCTGAAATGCCTACGTTTAAAGGATTAAGAGCTAAAAAAGAGAACTATTCTAAATATGCTTTAGTGAGTAAAAAGTGATAACGGTACTTAAATACCCTTCCTCTTATTGTATTAAAAGTACAATTATAAAAACAACAGATCCCAATAGTTAAATTGACTATTGGGATTATTTATTTAGTGCTACCAGAAAGTTAAAAAAAAAAGAGGGTAACTATTTTTCACAATCATCTGGTTTTTAAATTTTAGGCATTATAAAATCATGTCGTTTTACGGAATCTAAACTTCCTTTTTGATATATAAACAAGAGGTCAAATAAGGTTTTTTAATATATAAGATAGAAATGTTAGTCTACAGTATAGAATTAGATGGTGAAAAATATGTTTTAAGGGTAAATGAGTTAAATAAGCAAAAATTTGATTGAATAAAGCAAATTAGAGCCCAGTGTTTATGATACTTTTGGCTTATAACTAATTTTAAAAAACATTATCATGAAAAAACAATTACTTTTAACAATGACAGCTATATTAGCGTCATTAACAATCTCTTCTCAGGCAATAATTACTAGCACAGCTGAAGATCAAACTTTCAATGTTGGAAATGCTGCAACTGCTTTACCAGGGTATAGTATCGCTATTACCTCGGGTACCGAATCAATTGG
The window above is part of the Algibacter sp. L3A6 genome. Proteins encoded here:
- a CDS encoding two-component regulator propeller domain-containing protein, translating into MSAQNFERFSNKEGFNQNTINVIEQDRYGFLWYGTPNGLIRYDGYEFKTYTTQSKTNGNLSSNYITCLFKDEQGILWIGTNLGLNIYVPWLEKFYSIPLSQKGQITHIEPGPSGRIWFSKKNNLFACEIVDIENGIFEVSENILKNLSKSLIINSFVFKDETNLVLGTSNGLKSVSLKNNKALTTNFDELTNIRITTLLLIDNLFWIGTNRGLYKATIDNNRLHIIQSFDNGELQSIPEKINTIFEDHFGMVWIGTTDNGLYKYNQEQNDFEHFTFNQKNEGGLSSHQINALYQDDFNVLWIGTAQGGINKLDLTQKRFINYSSNPFDYFSISDNLITSILEDKRGYLWISGYNSPLVRSKTIINSKNSSNLQFENLESQLIWIEGDIMRCIYEDQKGFIWLGSDNALTIYNPLNNKFKKVTFQNKENQPFRNNLRNIIQIDENNILIAGNKIAIIENPWAEIKYKTKPVLKIKSYSDLKDNRVNAVLKEGKNSFWFGTNNGLLKGVFKQNILTIEQQYIANSIDEIKLSNDNIFSLHKENNHLWIGTFGGGLNKMTLNNQGLPIKIEYFRKNDILPDDAIYGILQNKKSHLWLSSDMGLIKYNINDSNINVFDVRDGMAHNNFRQGCYFKGKSGYFYFGGLNGLTIFNPENIKLNTQPPEILITSLLINNKPVKINEKIDSKVILEKSISETESISISQKQNIVSFNLAVKHTSKPSKNKLAYKLEGFNDNWTEKPIGKTSVTYTNLSAGDYIFRIKAANGDGVWSTTDKQLHVKILPHWYNTWWSYLLFFILFISLGIGIVIYFVQHERLKQGLIYEKKDKERIETINQGKFRYFTNLSHEFRTPLTLISGPLERIIANNKNTKDLKYLNIIEKNTKRLLSLADQLITFRQAEQGHVKLNLSKCTLGDFIYPSTEAFEDYALEKNINFFYKITEPNEEIVLDVEKVERIIFNLLSNSFKNTPSQGNISIEAGISFISDEKVINIDVVDTGKGIPPEKLTNIFERFYQLGSKAGDISGGGIGLSFCKSLTNLLGGEVSVRSTPDVETRFSVKIPSKQIGEYSPDESNLIEKSYIKDWVPLSNTINELNPLSSDTQDQKKYTVLVVENELDIQNFLMTELSLKYNVMIANNGLEALEKLKVKEPDLIVSDVMMPEMDGYELCEKIKTAPESCHIPILLLTALGDNDNLIKGLEHGADEYISKPFSLKHLELRINKLIESNVKIKKYFANNSLLPKEKNKDLELSTKDEEFIANIIQVIEKNLSDSTFGVVELSKDAGLSTSHFYRKLKQLTGQVPNVYLRNYRLQRAAELLKSNEGFNVAQVMYQIGIESNSYFSTSFKKLHGVSPSEFLKNKY
- a CDS encoding T9SS type A sorting domain-containing protein, with amino-acid sequence MQKIISFLIFFLVTIVFSQATIGPEYIKQELTNSGVYTSPNFEFTTEYDSYNTISVNGTIRGLFFEGLPYTNAVNGNNETKVFAWYGEPAGLTVNEKVPAVILVHGGGGRAFTEWVAEWVNRGYIAIAMSNRGTTPNDESFEYAGPSQPVFFSDNDGPLQDQWFYHAIANSMLSNSLLRNDSFTTHVDKDNIGITGISWGGIINTVIAGIDDRLDFVVPVYGCGFLTKSPIYSTQFASMSNTAQDFYLANWEPSLYTPLHAAPMLFIDGNKDLQFTLNIFGETYEASNSPEKFLRIENLMGHGHVAGRAPEEIYDFADYVTGFNTNAVKPLEYTSETIDTNRNINYTYNFEGAVDEALLFYTKDTIQWGKEDDKYVWLTKTANLNNLANSGIITTTLPDEAQAYYINVNNTTDGSMYSSVIKYAIRDYDWYNYGTGVFNTLINNTSGATLTDGTTNPNTSGINTSTNVGKFEKTSGDDAKIVFNLNENITDLSIFKQKIKIYLDVSDLSSIPNKNIKIYLSNATIDYKVSSVSKNTTINTGQSWVDYTFDFTDETIPLDIVSQGGFNQVILAFAPDDTTTNGTVYYFDDLRGTIEQPEYIAPEPYYDWLNYTENTIIEEINYINGVGGDYTKLYDVSLDTDITSSGSTSGIATKFTKTTANPWHFAQMRYNFEEGSIQDAETITFRLRALFKPETIDEINILNDDSRSISIYLQDLTGDTNTNQIFATAYFTETNKWETLEFTYNSTNLIDYDRVTIITVSGKTYPIDENGVELTDEDLVYYIESLTANVNIGDALSVDSIEAATNTVQLFPNPVKNELMLSEKVTQAELFTMLGQHINSYKNTNQINMSSYQPGMYFLSIQTENGNHETVRFIKN